The proteins below come from a single Eremothecium sinecaudum strain ATCC 58844 chromosome II, complete sequence genomic window:
- the SRB2 gene encoding Srb2p (Syntenic homolog of Ashbya gossypii AAL082W; Syntenic homolog of Saccharomyces cerevisiae YHR041C (SRB2); 1-intron in Ashbya gossypii) → MKHTAVIFVEKATTSTVTEFYDALSTHVISVKEKWSFELKTFRSTVKNLPQDDTKVMHSLTLTHHDNQTITLKNQSAIVTGYQVQDQLTSNGCSTGFPEPFDNILISKLSNIWTQRQSIKGEFGSTYETPEFLVRAANVFSASGFKGFLLELECDDNSSKGGLNSQLETIKGLLDEIKITDYKICSNNMKEGEMNFLCDLAYQYVKVLD, encoded by the exons ATGAAGCATACTGC GGTAATATTTGTTGAAAAGGCGACCACTTCTACTGTTACAGAGTTTTACGATGCTTTGTCTACTCACGTTATATCGGTAAAAGAGAAATGGTCATTCGAATTAAAGACATTCAGGTCTACGGTAAAGAATCTACCTCAGGATGATACTAAAGTGATGCATTCACTAACATTAACGCACCATGATAATCAGACTATTACTCTAAAGAATCAATCTGCTATAGTCACCGGCTATCAAGTTCAAGATCAACTTACTTCAAATGGATGCTCTACAGGGTTCCCAGAACCATTTGATAATATATTAATCTCAAAGCTATCGAATATCTGGACTCAAAGACAGTCTATTAAAGGAGAGTTCGGGAGCACATATGAAACACCAGAGTTTTTAGTTAGAGCAGCAAATGTTTTCTCTGCAAGCGGTTTCAAAGGCTTTCTACTTGAGTTAGAATGTGATGACAACTCTTCAAAAGGGGGATTGAACTCCCAATTAGAGACTATAAAAGGTCTGCTAGATGAAATAAAGATCACTGACTACAAGATATGCAGTAACAACATGAAAGAAGGAGAAATGAACTTCCTGTGCGATCTTGCTTACCAATACGTGAAAGTTTTAGATTAG
- the RTT103 gene encoding Rtt103p (Syntenic homolog of Ashbya gossypii AAL081C; Syntenic homolog of Saccharomyces cerevisiae YDR289C (RTT103)) → MSFSEEQFIGKLNGLDETQESIVGASKWLLTLYKEAHIVAQSWSKYVLMTSTNTRRKLLAIYLVNDVIQQAKHKRIVQFGNEFGKVLQEVFSKVFPDLPHELQKKVRRVVRIWRQRQILSEDVLVQIEAYMKEPESPKAAAVERNSDSKLDEIVVLYKTVEKYSPSVSASRLKFEKSLEALDPNSIVFAENFKTVKKIATAAKETLNKSIELRKKLQQQLESLLGEQNCMIDNELEAISETDMLLASKDPSAVQNTSVTDENILPAYEPELDSDNSSDDGSDDNSRTKKRSSQDDSDSQSKRAKMLTEYDDAAGGYEPTIISNADTAAITPEEQSSITSSIQDLLSKLAN, encoded by the coding sequence ATGTCATTCTCTGAAGAGCAGTTTATTGGGAAGTTGAATGGGTTGGATGAGACTCAAGAATCAATAGTTGGTGCCTCAAAATGGCTGTTGACTCTTTACAAGGAAGCTCACATTGTTGCTCAAAGTTGGTCAAAATACGTTCTAATGACAAGCACAAACACTAGAAGGAAGCTGCTGGCTATCTATCTGGTTAATGATGTTATACAGCAAGCGAAGCATAAACGTATTGTTCAATTCGGTAACGAATTTGGCAAGGTTCTTCAAGAAGTTTTCAGTAAAGTGTTTCCAGATTTGCCACATGAACTGCAAAAGAAGGTCAGAAGGGTGGTTCGTATTTGGAGGCAAAGGCAGATACTGTCAGAGGATGTACTTGTGCAAATTGAGGCATATATGAAGGAGCCAGAGTCTCCTaaagcagcagcagttGAGAGAAATAGTGACTCTAAGTTAGATGAAATTGTTGTACTTTACAAGACAGTAGAGAAATATAGTCCAAGCGTCAGTGCATCGCGGTTGAAATTTGAGAAGTCACTGGAAGCTTTAGACCCTAATAGTATAGTATTTGCGGAGAATTTCAAGACTGTGAAGAAGATTGCCACAGCTGCGAAGGAAACGCTGAATAAATCGATCGAATTAAGGAAAAAGCTGCAACAGCAACTAGAATCTCTTCTAGGAGAACAAAATTGTATGATAGATAATGAATTAGAAGCAATAAGCGAAACTGACATGTTGTTAGCATCAAAGGATCCTTCTGCTGTCCAAAATACTAGTGTTACGGATGAAAACATATTACCAGCCTACGAGCCAGAACTCGATAGTGACAATTCCTCTGATGACGGTAGTGATGATAATTCACGTACTAAAAAACGTTCATCACAAGATGATTCTGATTCACAGAGCAAAAGGGCCAAAATGTTGACTGAATACGACGATGCCGCAGGTGGTTATGAACCGACAATTATTTCCAACGCTGATACTGCAGCTATAACGCCTGAGGAACAAAGTTCCATTACTTCCAGTATTCAAGATTTGCTAAGTAAGCTGGCTAATTGA
- the HRQ1 gene encoding ATP-dependent 3'-5' DNA helicase (Syntenic homolog of Ashbya gossypii AAL080W; Syntenic homolog of Saccharomyces cerevisiae YDR291W (HRQ1)) encodes METAAKRIREDGFKELKKIFFKLNTFYTFLISRKHVLTSFETLKPPIEQAIHRELQVEDLNRIAVLMSNNAVYKYIDMHQIHTETKVFDFNNGGFKQKESDIFDMKNGPDDEYEDSQVLVFEFTDGTMGNSSRKNKTSNMAVPEYTVDQMKTMIMKRKQVFDERLKNFIDRAQKEGKDAWEELCSLANATLPLKKEYMDPVDAMVKAKEKKSEVLLDEETNTTRPTIDALIEQLKRSKIYNDQIAASYKLPKRVAKFGRLNFEVKTEVLDAFGHNELYSHQADAINAIDAGENVIITTSTSSGKSLIYQLAAIDLLSKDPESTFMYIFPTKALAQDQKRAFQQILSRIPSLSSVMVDTYDGDTIAEDRVNIRKNARVIFTNPDMIHASILPNHPNWRHFLLHLRIVVVDELHIYKGLFGSHVAMVMRRLLRITMDFYENSKLQFVSCSATLKRPIDHMKNIFGISQVTLISEDGSPTGSKHLLVWNPPKLTQHMRKRENFIHESAKILVQLILNNVRTIAFCFVRRVCELLMKDVRVLLQEMGRPDLVNEIMSYRGGYSASDRRKIEQEMFHGGLRAVISTNALELGIDIGGLDAVLMCGFPMSLANFHQQSGRAGRRNEDSLTVVVAGDSPVDQHFVSHSEMLVDINNQDAFQELVLDFENKLILEGHIHCAAFELPIKIDRDCKYFNPKYLEDLCTRRLQHDENGYHANDKYLPWPAKMVSLRGEEEDQFAVVDISNGRNIIIEEIEASRITFTLYDGGIYVHQGYPYLVKEVNTDEKYAKVQRVDVDWSTSQRDYTEVDPDEIEMIRSLDTSDVPVYFGKIKTTMVVFGFFKIDKYNKILDAVETHNPPVIINSKGLWINIPAKALDLIKERQLNIAGGIHAAQHAVIGLLPRFIVAGVDEITTECQAPEKEFASRQTTRIRPARLIFYDSKGGTQGSGLSSKVFENINIILEGALQRVEECPCEDGCPDCVAAAFCKERSMVLSKPASIIILHTILGHDESEYIDRVKFGPEPNMPEIKVATIEPVKSQVKFAKGFQIIDSRQVKDGEEYPVTFKTEE; translated from the coding sequence ATGGAAACAGCAGCTAAGAGGATCAGAGAGGATGGATTTAAGGAGCTTAAAAAGATCTTCTTTAAACTGAATACCTTTTATACTTTTCTAATTTCAAGAAAGCATGTTTTGACGAGTTTTGAGACTTTAAAACCTCCCATTGAGCAGGCAATTCATAGGGAGCTACAGGTGGAAGATTTAAACAGGATAGCAGTTTTGATGAGCAATAATGCTGTTTATAAGTATATTGATATGCATCAAATACATACTGAGACTAAGGTGTTTGACTTTAATAACGGTGGTTTTAAGCAGAAAGAGAGTGACATATTTGACATGAAAAATGGACCTGATGATGAGTACGAGGATAGCCAGGTTCTTGTTTTTGAGTTTACAGATGGAACTATGGGGAACTCATCTAGAAAGAATAAGACTAGTAATATGGCTGTCCCTGAGTACACTGTTGATCAGATGAAAACTATGATAATGAAGAGGAAGCAGGTGTTTGATGAAAGATTAAAGAATTTTATTGACAGAGCCCAAAAAGAGGGAAAAGATGCATGGGAAGAGCTGTGTAGTTTAGCTAATGCTACTCTACCTCTTAAGAAAGAATATATGGACCCTGTGGATGCGATGGTAAAGGCTAAAGAAAAGAAATCTGAGGTTTTACTTGATGAGGAGACGAATACCACAAGGCCTACAATAGATGCTCTTATTGAGCAATTGAAAAGGTCTAAGATATATAATGATCAGATTGCGGCTTCTTACAAGCTTCCGAAAAGAGTTGCGAAGTTTGGACGCCTTAACTTTGAAGTGAAAACAGAGGTGCTGGACGCGTTTGGACACAACGAGTTATATTCTCATCAAGCAGATGCAATAAATGCGATTGACGCAGGAGAAAATGTTATAATCACAACCTCAACTTCGTCGGGTAAATCTTTGATCTACCAACTGGCGGCCATTGACTTGCTTTCCAAGGATCCCGAATCAACATTTATGTATATATTTCCGACGAAAGCATTGGCCCAAGATCAAAAACGGGCATTTCAACAGATATTATCAAGAATTCCAAGTCTATCCTCTGTTATGGTAGACACATACGATGGAGATACTATAGCAGAGGACAGAGTTAATATTAGAAAAAATGCGAGGGTGATTTTCACGAACCCTGACATGATTCACGCTAGCATCCTACCAAATCACCCTAACTGGAGACATTTTCTATTACATTTGAGAATAGTGGTGGTCGATGAACTTCATATTTATAAGGGGTTATTTGGGTCTCATGTTGCGATGGTAATGCGAAGATTGTTGAGAATTACCATGGACTTTTATGAGAATTCTAAGTTACAGTTTGTCTCTTGTTCAGCTACTTTGAAGAGACCAATTGATCACATGAAAAATATATTTGGGATTTCTCAGGTAACCCTGATATCGGAAGATGGCTCTCCTACTGGAAGCAAGCATCTGCTAGTTTGGAATCCCCCAAAGCTTACTCAACATATGCGGAAACGTGAAAATTTTATTCACGAAAGCGCAAAGATATTGGTGCAGTTAATCTTAAATAACGTTAGGACAATTGCTTTCTGCTTTGTTCGTCGAGTTTGTGAACTGCTAATGAAAGACGTGAGGGTCCTGCTCCAGGAGATGGGTAGGCCAGATTTGGTAAATGAAATTATGTCCTACCGAGGAGGATACTCAGCCTCTGATAGACGTAAGATCGAGCAGGAGATGTTTCACGGAGGATTAAGAGCAGTGATATCAACAAATGCATTGGAATTAGGAATTGATATCGGAGGTTTAGACGCAGTTTTGATGTGCGGCTTCCCTATGTCGTTAGCTAATTTCCACCAACAAAGTGGTAGAGCTGGTAGAAGAAATGAGGATTCATTGACAGTTGTTGTTGCCGGTGATTCACCTGTAGACCAACACTTTGTTTCCCACTCAGAGATGTTGGTCGATATTAATAATCAGGATGCCTTCCAAGAGTTGGTGcttgattttgaaaacAAGCTTATTTTGGAAGGTCATATTCATTGTGCTGCCTTCGAGCTACCAATAAAAATTGACAGAGATTGTAAATATTTCAATCCAAAGTATCTTGAAGATCTATGTACTCGTAGATTACAGCATGATGAAAATGGCTATCATGCAAATGACAAATATTTGCCATGGCCTGCTAAGATGGTATCTTTAAGAGGCGAGGAAGAGGATCAGTTTGCTGTTGTAGACATCTCGAATGGCAGAAACATAATAATAGAAGAAATTGAGGCTTCCAGGATAACATTTACTCTTTATGATGGTGGCATTTACGTCCACCAGGGTTATCCGTATCTAGTGAAAGAAGTGAATACGGATGAAAAGTATGCCAAGGTTCAAAGAGTTGATGTAGACTGGTCAACCAGTCAGAGAGACTATACTGAAGTGGATCCTGATGAAATAGAAATGATAAGATCGCTCGATACCAGTGATGTTCCAGTATATTTCGGCAAGATCAAAACAACTATGGTTGTTTTTGGCTTCTTCAAGATTGATAAATACAACAAAATTTTAGATGCAGTGGAGACTCATAATCCTCCTGTCATTATAAACTCAAAGGGGTTATGGATAAATATACCAGCGAAGGCTTTGGATTTAATTAAAGAACGACAATTGAACATAGCGGGTGGTATTCATGCAGCGCAACATGCTGTGATTGGTTTACTGCCTCGATTTATTGTCGCAGGCGTTGATGAAATTACTACTGAATGTCAGGCACCAGAAAAGGAGTTTGCCTCGAGACAAACAACGAGAATACGACCAGCTAGGCTGATATTCTACGACTCAAAAGGTGGGACCCAAGGTTCTGGATTATCTTCTAAGGTATTTGAGAATATAAATATTATACTGGAGGGCGCACTACAGCGGGTTGAAGAGTGTCCATGTGAAGATGGATGTCCTGACTGTGTTGCAGCTGCTTTTTGTAAAGAGCGTTCTATGGTGCTGTCAAAGCCAGCGTCCATTATCATCCTCCACACCATTCTTGGTCATGACGAATCGGAATACATTGATAGAGTAAAATTTGGACCGGAACCTAATATGCCAGAGATTAAAGTGGCAACAATAGAACCGGTAAAGTCCCAGGTTAAGTTTGCTAAAGGGTTCCAAATAATTGACTCTAGGCAAGTAAAAGACGGAGAGGAATATCCAGTCACTTTTAAAACAGAAGAGTGA
- the SRP101 gene encoding Signal recognition particle receptor subunit alpha (Syntenic homolog of Ashbya gossypii AAL079C; Syntenic homolog of Saccharomyces cerevisiae YDR292C (SRP101)), with protein sequence MIDQVAIFTPNGQVLFKYNAVGKRFAEKQFNKFIYQLISQSVMESDSKYPVITVDSHAFMFKETKQVRLFFVVSYASVQSIELVQEAEEVIGLTTKLWESLGLNDVISANCGSSGQLRQDRAWVLEGGEDKLLKFEQYFAAKYEDIKENGKNQPKKGAVASKKKQVVKKTASKQLAQKSRKWGANGMLDDSDTTDSTLLDFSPDLDEGQEESNDSLRGVTEESFGKRTASGDFLIKEIDDLLTANKGGNAQKTQKPNSAFAFIQKHWFGNKTITEEDLAAILEKLKKQLLEKNVAPVTVDYLASQVSKDLVGTKTANWTSVKDTAVQSLEKALTSILTPSVSVDLLREIQKTIQRKDPSEKKDPYVFSVVGVNGVGKSTNLSKLAFWLLQNRFKVLIVACDTFRSGAVEQLRVHVENLAQLTDEDHVRGSKNSRGKTGNDSIELFEAGYGGSDLVTRIGKQAIKYANENYFDVVLMDTAGRRHNDATLMSPLKSFAEQIKPNKIIMVGEALVGTDSVQQARNFNQAFGKERKLDFFIISKCDTVGDMLGTMVNMVYATGIPILFVGVGQTYTDLRTLSVSWAVNTLMS encoded by the coding sequence ATGATTGATCAAGTTGCTATATTCACCCCTAATGGGCAGGTTTTGTTTAAATACAATGCAGTGGGGAAAAGGTTTGCGGAAAAGCAGTTTAATAAGTTCATATACCAGCTGATTTCGCAGTCTGTAATGGAGTCTGATAGTAAATATCCTGTAATTACTGTCGATTCTCATGCATTTATGTTTAAAGAGACAAAACAGGTTAGGCTTTTCTTTGTTGTGTCGTATGCATCTGTTCAGTCAATCGAGCTTGTCCAGGAAGCGGAAGAAGTTATTGGCCTTACAACGAAGTTGTGGGAGTCGTTGGGGCTAAACGATGTCATTAGTGCGAATTGCGGTTCTTCTGGTCAGCTTAGACAGGACCGGGCGTGGGTACTTGAAGGTGGAGAAGATAAACTGTTAAAGTTCGAGCAATACTTTGCTGCGAAGTACGAGGATATCAAGGAAAATGGTAAGAATCAGCCTAAGAAGGGTGCTGTAGCGTCAAAGAAGAAACAAGTTGTCAAAAAGACTGCTTCAAAGCAACTGGCTCAGAAGTCCAGGAAGTGGGGTGCTAATGGGATGCTTGATGACAGCGACACTACTGACTCTACTTTGCTCGATTTCTCTCCCGATCTGGATGAAGGCCAGGAAGAGAGCAATGATTCATTACGTGGTGTGACTGAGGAGTCTTTCGGAAAAAGAACGGCTAGTGGGGATTTCTTGATTAAGGAGATTGACGACCTATTGACTGCGAACAAAGGTGGTAATGCTCAAAAAACGCAGAAGCCAAATAGTGCGTTTGCGTTTATCCAGAAGCACTGGTTTGGTAACAAGACAATTACAGAAGAGGACTTGGCAGCTATATTAGAAAAGCTGAAGAAACAGCTACTTGAAAAGAATGTAGCTCCCGTTACGGTCGATTACCTTGCTTCCCAAGTATCTAAAGACCTCGTTGGGACTAAGACTGCAAACTGGACAAGTGTTAAGGACACCGCTGTGCAATCTTTAGAAAAGGCTTTGACTTCTATATTAACACCCAGTGTGTCAGTTGATTTACTTCGTGAGATCCAGAAAACGATACAAAGGAAGGACCCTAGTGAAAAGAAAGATCCGTACGTTTTTTCGGTTGTAGGAGTCAATGGGGTTGGTAAGTCTACTAATCTATCGAAACTGGCTTTTTGGCTCCTGCAGAATCGTTTCAAGGTACTTATTGTTGCATGCGATACATTCAGATCTGGAGCAGTGGAGCAATTGAGGGTTCACGTGGAAAACTTGGCTCAGTTAACAGACGAAGACCATGTCAGAGGGTCTAAAAATTCCCGCGGTAAGACTGGTAATGATAGCATAGAATTATTTGAAGCCGGTTATGGTGGCTCTGATTTAGTAACGAGAATAGGCAAACAAGCCATCAAGTATGCTAACGAGAACTACTTTGACGTCGTTCTTATGGATACTGCGGGTAGAAGACATAACGACGCCACTTTGATGTCACCTTTAAAATCTTTTGCTGAGCAAATTAAACCAAATAAAATTATTATGGTGGGAGAAGCATTAGTAGGTACTGATTCCGTTCAACAAGCCAGAAACTTCAACCAAGCATTTGGGAAAGAGAGGAAATTAGACTTCTTTATAATTTCAAAATGTGATACGGTTGGCGATATGTTAGGTACGATGGTGAATATGGTTTACGCTACAGGAATACCGATATTATTTGTTGGTGTTGGTCAAACTTATACAGACCTTAGGACATTAAGTGTTAGTTGGGCTGTTAATACATTAATGTCATAA
- a CDS encoding HBR300Wp (Syntenic homolog of Ashbya gossypii AAL078W; Non-syntenic homolog of Saccharomyces cerevisiae YGL055W (OLE1)): MDDEEGIPEFDHLEFLRNHPELNIEPIGIEVEREFTSSGLDEIDGTVGLNSDNQSDLQYTMSDSPPSADSAADTNKIPEFDYAALFKSNPHLKPKSYIQEEGTARNFVTEGLPSEPPARSVSVGSKGMIGSTRLPKKKREPQVIHLLKKVDLETTTFSIILPLFSLFHLIIAPPTWNITMVKIGLIYYFLSQLSLVAGYHRFFTHQSYQCHIALQFFMAVLGASCGLGSISKFSGQHLAHHRHLDTEKDPQCLTLYGWWFAQWGHMLFRGNRKSARAIEECRSTLESTARAIYSKEQNGSQLVISPGYSLLKWQEKNYFQLWVLTNLLIPSMVAKFVCNLPCFSCIFYLGLVRMSLIQQQWLIVGSLCHLKKFPFALQPYDDSRSSVNLPLSIVSQIITFGESNHNFHHEFPGDFRNGSCWYGYDPAKWVIVLWKYFGLADQLHKASNEQIKKAKVQQQQKIIDDERSKLQWGIPIDSLPVISPEAFTDLAKRSYEKDMRALVAIGGIVHDVTPFIHDHPGGVSLVICAIGKDATPAFNGAVYQHSTAARNLLATMRIARLSETGPGVQQTSWDKHMLNDSTGQRIVRNGRQATFTRINHYAAGAA; the protein is encoded by the coding sequence ATGGATGATGAAGAGGGGATTCCAGAATTTGATCATTTGGAGTTTTTGAGAAATCATCCGGAATTGAACATTGAACCAATAGGCATTGAAGTTGAGCGGGAGTTTACAAGTAGTGGTTTGGATGAGATTGATGGAACAGTTGGATTAAATTCCGATAATCAGTCAGATTTGCAGTATACCATGAGTGATAGTCCGCCTTCGGCGGACAGCGCTGCGGATACAAATAAGATCCCTGAATTTGATTACGCGGCGCTATTTAAAAGCAACCCGCATTTGAAACCGAAAAGTTATATACAGGAAGAGGGTACTGCTAGAAATTTTGTCACCGAGGGGCTACCTTCAGAGCCACCTGCACGGTCTGTGTCAGTGGGGTCGAAAGGAATGATAGGGTCTACTCGGTTGCCGAAAAAGAAGCGTGAGCCGCAGGTAATACATTTGCTTAAGAAAGTTGATTTGGAGACGACAACCTTTTCCATCATATTGCCGTTGTTTTCGCTATTTCACCTTATAATAGCCCCTCCGACATGGAACATAACTATGGTAAAAATTGGTTTGATATACTACTTTCTTTCGCAGCTCAGTTTAGTGGCAGGTTATCACAGGTTTTTTACGCATCAGTCCTACCAATGTCACATAGCATTGCAGTTCTTTATGGCTGTTTTGGGCGCATCTTGTGGGCTTGGCTCTATTTCGAAATTTAGTGGCCAGCATCTTGCTCACCATCGGCATTTGGACACTGAAAAAGATCCACAATGTTTGACATTGTACGGGTGGTGGTTTGCACAGTGGGGACACATGTTATTTAGGGGCAATAGAAAGTCGGCAAGGGCAATCGAAGAGTGCCGTAGTACTCTGGAATCTACTGCTCGCGCCATCTACTCAAAAGAACAAAATGGTTCCCAGCTAGTAATTTCTCCTGGCTACAGCTTATTAAAGTGGCAAGAGAAAAACTACTTTCAACTTTGGGTATTGACGAATTTACTTATCCCGTCAATGGTGGCTAAGTTTGTTTGCAATTTGCCATGTTTTAGCTGCATATTTTATTTGGGTTTGGTGAGAATGTCTCTTATCCAACAGCAATGGTTGATTGTTGGATCTCTATGTCATCTAAAAAAGTTTCCCTTTGCATTACAGCCATACGATGACTCAAGATCATCAGTTAATTTACCTTTGAGCATTGTTTCGCAGATAATTACATTCGGCGAGTCAAATCACAACTTTCATCATGAGTTCCCAGGAGATTTTCGCAACGGATCTTGTTGGTACGGATACGATCCAGCTAAGTGGGTTATTGTATTGTGGAAATACTTTGGTTTAGCCGATCAATTACATAAGGCATCGAATGAACAAATTAAGAAGGCTAAGGtgcagcagcagcagaaAATCATAGACGACGAACGTTCAAAGTTGCAGTGGGGCATTCCAATTGACAGTTTGCCCGTAATTAGCCCAGAAGCATTTACTGATTTAGCCAAGAGGAGTTATGAAAAGGATATGAGAGCACTTGTGGCAATTGGAGGAATAGTACACGATGTTACCCCTTTCATACATGACCATCCAGGAGGAGTATCATTAGTTATCTGTGCAATTGGCAAAGATGCTACTCCTGCATTTAATGGTGCAGTTTACCAACATTCCACTGCAGCTCGTAACTTACTGGCGACGATGCGTATCGCAAGATTGAGTGAGACAGGACCTGGTGTTCAGCAAACCTCATGGGATAAGCATATGTTAAACGATTCAACCGGACAAAGAATTGTTCGCAATGGAAGACAAGCTACATTCACGAGAATCAATCATTATGCTGCTGGAGCAGCCTAG
- the BCD1 gene encoding Bcd1p (Syntenic homolog of Ashbya gossypii AAL077C; Syntenic homolog of Saccharomyces cerevisiae YHR040W (BCD1)) encodes MLLMEGLTGNSSCEVCNCDSFKYKCPKCLKRTCSLKCSKEHKNIDQCSGMANEPTEYVSSDALKQANTKDEMNKIVQRDYNFLNNVGRYIQVLKQDGQKITGKNFRQAVPNQVGKPQRIIRRGVKCLLLPKGMQRSLSNKSKWDKPLDTFVWSIEWVLVKDGNEAEKLTHLSHRNQEQLPLVECIGKSIFEKCMEWFGNPSALEAVGEHMVKEDRSRLLLESDIKFYTKWFPVDLETFSDSKRVVEIDPRRCIGELLKEKTVIEFPTIYVTTSKEALSKLGLTVVEENYNRDSSSSSCSDSESDTSSSEDSDDSSDSDEAPEELPVNAVPEVHTEDRSDESGDDYTPGISLDFLAD; translated from the coding sequence ATGCTACTCATGGAGGGTTTGACAGGTAACTCTAGCTGTGAGGTTTGTAATTGCGATTCTTTTAAATACAAATGTCCTAAATGTCTTAAACGAACTTGTTCTTTGAAATGCTCAAAAGAACACAAGAATATTGATCAATGTTCTGGGATGGCAAATGAGCCCACTGAATATGTTTCCAGTGACGCTCTCAAACAGGCTAATACGAAAGATGAGATGAACAAGATTGTGCAGCGAGATTATAATTTCCTTAATAATGTAGGTCGATATATCCAGGTGTTGAAGCAAGATGGGCAGAAAATAACAGGGAAGAATTTTCGACAAGCTGTGCCGAACCAAGTTGGTAAGCCACAGCGGATTATCAGGCGGGGTGTTAAGTGCTTGTTGTTGCCGAAGGGTATGCAGCGGTCATTATCGAATAAAAGTAAGTGGGACAAACCGCTTGATACATTTGTATGGTCTATAGAGTGGGTCCTGGTAAAAGATGGGAATGAGGCCGAAAAGCTGACACATTTGTCACATAGAAATCAGGAACAGCTCCCGTTGGTAGAATGTATAGGTAAAAGCATATTTGAAAAGTGTATGGAATGGTTTGGAAATCCATCGGCGCTTGAGGCTGTTGGTGAGCATATGGTCAAAGAAGATCGATCTAGGCTGCTGCTAGAAAGTGACATAAAATTCTATACAAAGTGGTTTCCTGTCGACTTGGAGACGTTTAGCGATTCGAAGAGAGTTGTTGAAATAGACCCTAGACGCTGTATTGGAGAGCTGTTAAAAGAAAAGACAGTAATTGAATTTCCGACGATATATGTTACGACAAGCAAAGAAGCGTTGAGTAAACTTGGACTCACGGTTGTTGAAGAGAACTACAATAGGGATTCTAGTTCTTCATCTTGCAGTGATTCTGAATCGGATACAAGCTCCAGCGAGGACAGTGATGATTCTTCTGATTCAGATGAAGCACCAGAGGAGTTGCCAGTCAATGCGGTACCAGAGGTACATACTGAAGATAGATCTGATGAAAGTGGCGATGATTACACACCTGGAATATCGCTCGACTTCCTAGCGGATTGA
- the VMA10 gene encoding H(+)-transporting V1 sector ATPase subunit G (Syntenic homolog of Ashbya gossypii AAL076W; Syntenic homolog of Saccharomyces cerevisiae YHR039C-A (VMA10); 1-intron in Ashbya gossypii): MSQSNGIATLLKAEKEAHEIVAKARQYRQEKLKQAKLDALEEINAYKLQKEKELKDFEAANAGGVDDLERTAEKQVQSELQEDRKVARQKKDAVINLLIEAVTTPQLELHINAN; encoded by the exons ATG TCCCAATCAAACGGTATCGCTACCCTATTAAAAGCAGAGAAGGAAGCCCACGAAATAGTTGCCAAGGCCAGACAATACAGACAGGAGAAGCTAAAACAAGCAAAGCTAGATGCGTTGGAAGAGATAAATGCTTACAAGTTACAGAAAGAGAAGGAATTGAAAGATTTCGAGGCCGCAAACGCTGGGGGTGTTGATGATTTGGAGCGTACAGCAGAAAAACAAGTCCAGTCAGAACTCCAGGAAGATAGAAAGGTAGCCAGGCAAAAGAAAGATGCTGTTATAAATCTACTTATTGAAGCTGTGACTACCCCACAATTAGAATTACACATAAATGCAAATTAA